The Miscanthus floridulus cultivar M001 chromosome 7, ASM1932011v1, whole genome shotgun sequence genome includes a region encoding these proteins:
- the LOC136464436 gene encoding photosynthetic NDH subunit of subcomplex B 4, chloroplastic-like isoform X2, which yields MASPLLKSHSQLAAAAALHSARRADRHGRCPATIGRFQDHGLRSGRSKRSGSAKVSAFPSLDVVPLMVTMVEHVDMSRDYVVTKSIWHLSDAALKSVYTFYAMFTVWGVCFFASMKDPFYDSDTYRSQGGDGTVHWYYDRQEDLEASAREELLREELLEEIEQRVGGLRELEEVVTK from the exons ATGGCCTCGCCGCTGCTCAAGTCACACTctcagctcgccgccgccgctgccctgcaCTCCGCGAGGAGAGCtgaccgccatggccgctgccctGCGACA ATCGGCAGGTTCCAGGACCACGGGCTCAGGTCCGGCCGTTCTAAG AGATCCGGTTCAGCGAAGGTGAGCGCCTTCCCGTCGCTGGACGTGGTGCCCCTGATGGTgacgatggtggagcacgtggaCATGTCGCGGGACTACGTCGTGACCAAGTCCATCTGGCATCTCAGCGACGCCGCCCTCAAGAGCGTTT ATACCTTCTACGCCATGTTCACGGTCTGGGGAGTCTGCTTCTTTGCGTCCATGAAG GATCCCTTCTACGACAGCGACACGTACAGGAGCCAGGGTGGAGATGGAACCGTGCACTGGTACTACGATAGG CAAGAGGACCTGGAGGCGTCTGCGAGGGAGGAGCTGCTCAGGGAGGAGCTGCTCGAGGAGATTGAGCAGAGGGTTGGGGGCCTCAGGGAGCTGGAGGAAGTAGTCACAAAGTGA
- the LOC136464436 gene encoding photosynthetic NDH subunit of subcomplex B 4, chloroplastic-like isoform X1, whose protein sequence is MASPLLKSHSQLAAAAALHSARRADRHGRCPATVHIGRFQDHGLRSGRSKRSGSAKVSAFPSLDVVPLMVTMVEHVDMSRDYVVTKSIWHLSDAALKSVYTFYAMFTVWGVCFFASMKDPFYDSDTYRSQGGDGTVHWYYDRQEDLEASAREELLREELLEEIEQRVGGLRELEEVVTK, encoded by the exons ATGGCCTCGCCGCTGCTCAAGTCACACTctcagctcgccgccgccgctgccctgcaCTCCGCGAGGAGAGCtgaccgccatggccgctgccctGCGACAGTACAC ATCGGCAGGTTCCAGGACCACGGGCTCAGGTCCGGCCGTTCTAAG AGATCCGGTTCAGCGAAGGTGAGCGCCTTCCCGTCGCTGGACGTGGTGCCCCTGATGGTgacgatggtggagcacgtggaCATGTCGCGGGACTACGTCGTGACCAAGTCCATCTGGCATCTCAGCGACGCCGCCCTCAAGAGCGTTT ATACCTTCTACGCCATGTTCACGGTCTGGGGAGTCTGCTTCTTTGCGTCCATGAAG GATCCCTTCTACGACAGCGACACGTACAGGAGCCAGGGTGGAGATGGAACCGTGCACTGGTACTACGATAGG CAAGAGGACCTGGAGGCGTCTGCGAGGGAGGAGCTGCTCAGGGAGGAGCTGCTCGAGGAGATTGAGCAGAGGGTTGGGGGCCTCAGGGAGCTGGAGGAAGTAGTCACAAAGTGA